TCGGTCTTCTGTCACGCTCATTTGAAAGGTTTCAGGGCTGACACGGTTCACAGTGCCTCCTATTTTAGGAAGTTAGGAGGAGCCATGTGTTAAGAAGGACTTTAAGGTCAACACACCATAGCATCTAGTGTCAATTGGGAATATGATATTTCTATTATTAAAAGCGgttttttaaacaatagaaatatatTATTCCCGATGACGCTAGACGCACACTAGCCCTTAGGAGATCCTTAGGAGATCCTTGTTTGGTTTCAGATGGGTTTTAAATAAGGTCTCAAGCATGGACCTCTGAATAACGTTTGCGATCTGCGAAATTTTTATGAGTGGTGCTAACAGCAATTATTAATTAAGTCTAGATCTAGAGATCAATTTTAGGAGGCTCTtcggataattttttttatttttaggatTTTACGGCGAGTTAGGAGGAACGATAGCGCCAagagtttgtttgtttttctaaaTTTGGAATTCCCTCACTTTGCTTAGCGTAAGTGATAGCAAACTTGTAAAGTTCTGATTTCAAACCGTTCAAATCCGTTAAATAAGCTTTTTGACTGAGAATACAATTCCCACGGTCTATTAGACGAAACTGCGGACATTGCATTTTCTGTCCACATTCTAATGAAACTGCAAGACCATTCACTTCAATTATTATCAAATTTCACGATATTGACAAGTTAATTGGAGGTGGTTGTCGATGAATTCTCATTATGTACAGGGAtgtcgagaaaatcaagataCGTCAGACAACTTCCACATATTCCACAGAACGAGGAAGAAGTTCGACGAAACTATACTTTCAATGCACTGGTACAACGCATATTACAAACGTTAAACGAACACACTTACCATTTAAACAACTTAAGAAGTGGTAACGGTGCAAGTGTCACTCCGATATAATCTGGAGGCGTAAGGAATTGACGGTGCTGCTGTGCTCATGTGGCTCGTCTTTCATCCATCGAAGGTGGAATCGCAGAATAAAAACCCATCAAACTTCAACTTCACACAACTTTAATGTTGGCTAGATCTCGTTTCTCAATCTTTCGCAATGCTTTCTTCTTCATTCGCTTCAATTTTGCTGGATTTTTGATGACCTGCACAATTTCCGACCTGcgttcattttccaatttcttttTGGCATTTTCTTCACGACGCTGTCGTTTCACTTCATTTTCCTGCTTACGGTTTTCCTTTATCGATCGCGACAGTTCCTTGATGTGCTTCATGTCGTTGCGGAATTCGTCTTTTTTGTCTTTTGGCGATCGGTAGATGGATTTCTTGATgtttgaaaatctgaaaatggAAAGTCGAAATGGTCATCTAACCGGTCGCATCCGTATAGAATTGGAAACGCACTTCTGTTTGACCTCCTTCCACGGTCTGTTCGATTTCGGTTTGCCTCTGGGAATCTTTAGAACTTTCTTTTTGGGCTTCGGTTTTGTTGCATCTAATTTCGGTTGTTTTTCAGGTGTTTCGGCCGAATCGGCAGCACTCTTTCGTTTGATggtgtttaaaatatttgcaacATCTTTGCTCACTGTATCGGCACTCTTCGGCGATGGTGTTTCCTTTGGCAGTGCCATTTTTGGTGAAAACAAtctttaaataacaaaactgTGTGAAATACCGAAGAACGTGTGGACCAAAGATAGGTTATGTATGTTTG
This DNA window, taken from Bradysia coprophila strain Holo2 unplaced genomic scaffold, BU_Bcop_v1 contig_151, whole genome shotgun sequence, encodes the following:
- the LOC119074760 gene encoding coiled-coil domain-containing protein 86, whose translation is MALPKETPSPKSADTVSKDVANILNTIKRKSAADSAETPEKQPKLDATKPKPKKKVLKIPRGKPKSNRPWKEVKQKFSNIKKSIYRSPKDKKDEFRNDMKHIKELSRSIKENRKQENEVKRQRREENAKKKLENERRSEIVQVIKNPAKLKRMKKKALRKIEKRDLANIKVV